One Pleurocapsa sp. PCC 7327 DNA segment encodes these proteins:
- a CDS encoding CmpA/NrtA family ABC transporter substrate-binding protein — protein MSKLSRRKFILTAGATAAGTVILHGCTSSNTQTTTPTSSSTATTSPAAASGDGPEVTTAKLGFIALTDSAPLIIAKEKGLFDKYGMTGVEVVKQASWPVTRDNLELGSDGGGIDGAHILTPMPYLMTMGLITKTKQPLPMYILARLNTNGQGISVANTYKDLKVGLDSKALKGAFEKAKAGGKQEIKVAMTFPGGTHDLWIRYWLAAGGIDPNKDVSVIPVPPPQMVANMRTGNMEAFCVGEPWNAQLVNQQLGYTAIVTGELWKDHPEKAFTMRKDWVDKNPKAAKALLMAVMEAQQWCDKPENKEEMCQIISQDKWLKVPVKDILGRLKGEIDYGTGVVKKDFPQLMKFWSDNASYPFKSHDLWFLTENIRWGYIKPDTDTKKLVDKVNREDLWKESAKALKVADAEIPKSTSRGVETFFDGVQFDPEKPEEYLKSLAIKKV, from the coding sequence ATGAGCAAACTATCTAGACGCAAATTTATTTTAACCGCAGGTGCTACCGCCGCAGGCACAGTGATTCTTCATGGCTGCACCAGCAGCAATACTCAGACAACTACGCCGACATCTTCTTCCACTGCAACGACAAGTCCTGCTGCTGCCTCAGGTGACGGACCCGAAGTCACGACCGCCAAACTCGGTTTTATCGCGCTGACCGATTCGGCTCCCCTAATTATTGCTAAGGAAAAGGGTCTTTTCGACAAATACGGCATGACGGGAGTAGAGGTTGTCAAGCAAGCATCTTGGCCCGTCACGCGAGACAATTTGGAACTGGGTTCTGACGGTGGCGGCATCGACGGGGCGCATATTTTAACTCCCATGCCTTACTTGATGACAATGGGTCTAATCACCAAAACCAAGCAACCCCTGCCGATGTATATCCTCGCTCGCCTCAATACTAACGGTCAGGGAATTTCTGTTGCGAATACCTACAAAGATCTAAAAGTCGGTTTGGATAGCAAAGCCCTCAAAGGAGCCTTTGAAAAAGCAAAAGCAGGCGGCAAACAAGAAATTAAAGTAGCGATGACTTTCCCAGGCGGAACTCACGATTTGTGGATTCGCTACTGGCTAGCTGCTGGAGGAATTGATCCAAATAAAGATGTTTCTGTCATCCCCGTACCGCCACCGCAAATGGTAGCCAATATGCGAACTGGTAATATGGAAGCTTTCTGCGTCGGCGAACCTTGGAATGCTCAGCTAGTTAACCAGCAATTAGGGTATACAGCTATTGTGACGGGAGAACTTTGGAAAGATCACCCAGAAAAAGCCTTCACTATGCGCAAAGATTGGGTCGATAAAAATCCCAAAGCAGCTAAAGCACTTCTGATGGCGGTAATGGAAGCCCAGCAGTGGTGCGACAAGCCAGAAAACAAAGAAGAAATGTGCCAAATTATCTCCCAGGATAAGTGGTTAAAAGTTCCAGTCAAAGATATTTTGGGACGCCTGAAAGGCGAGATCGATTACGGCACGGGCGTCGTCAAAAAAGATTTCCCCCAATTAATGAAATTCTGGTCAGATAATGCCTCTTATCCTTTCAAGAGTCACGATTTGTGGTTTTTAACCGAAAACATTCGCTGGGGATATATTAAGCCAGATACGGATACGAAAAAGTTAGTCGATAAAGTCAACCGCGAGGATCTTTGGAAAGAATCGGCTAAAGCACTAAAAGTTGCCGATGCAGAGATTCCTAAGAGTACTTCTCGCGGTGTAGAAACCTTCTTCGATGGCGTGCAGTTCGATCCAGAAAAGCCAGAAGAATATCTCAAGAGTCTGGCAATTAAGAAAGTATAG
- a CDS encoding segregation/condensation protein A, whose protein sequence is MMITPAQEAIATLIELAQNGEIDPWDVPAIDIIDRFLRELGLPDEIDAVRGQTNLPKFGQAFLWASMLVLLKADTLASLEADEEDIAPEELELLEEENPQRSLPRDLERRIRRRASAPPLRRRRVTLQELIAQIEQIAAELEKVSAPAAVVERSRPQSRREAIRTIAQLAHQENLTELASRLEQFLTFELPQLAPEKTQIELEELLNWWAQSSLNDARAMGETPKAKDKVGVFWALLLLCSQSKVELSQAEFYQDLTIQVVR, encoded by the coding sequence ATTATGATAACGCCTGCTCAAGAAGCGATCGCCACCTTAATCGAATTGGCACAAAACGGAGAAATCGACCCTTGGGATGTTCCCGCGATCGACATTATCGACCGTTTTTTGAGGGAGTTGGGACTCCCCGACGAGATCGATGCCGTTCGAGGACAGACAAATTTACCTAAATTCGGGCAAGCCTTCTTGTGGGCATCAATGCTAGTGTTACTCAAAGCCGATACCTTAGCAAGTCTTGAAGCCGATGAAGAAGACATTGCCCCGGAAGAATTAGAGTTATTAGAAGAAGAAAATCCCCAACGCTCCCTACCGAGGGATTTAGAACGCCGCATCCGCAGGCGAGCTTCAGCACCGCCTCTTCGCAGACGACGGGTGACGCTGCAAGAGCTGATCGCGCAAATCGAACAAATTGCTGCCGAATTAGAGAAAGTCTCTGCTCCTGCTGCTGTAGTAGAGCGTTCTCGCCCTCAATCTCGCCGAGAAGCCATTCGCACGATCGCTCAACTCGCTCATCAGGAAAATTTGACCGAGTTAGCTAGCCGCTTAGAACAGTTTCTCACCTTTGAGTTGCCGCAGCTAGCACCCGAAAAGACGCAAATCGAGCTAGAAGAACTGTTGAACTGGTGGGCGCAAAGTTCGCTCAACGATGCCAGAGCTATGGGAGAAACTCCTAAAGCTAAGGATAAAGTTGGCGTTTTCTGGGCGCTGTTGTTGCTGTGTTCTCAGTCTAAAGTGGAGCTATCTCAAGCTGAATTTTATCAAGACCTTACAATTCAAGTGGTTCGCTAG
- a CDS encoding nitrate ABC transporter ATP-binding protein (This model describes the ATP binding subunits of ATP-binding cassette (ABC) transporters for nitrate transport, or for bicarbonate transport, in bacteria and archaea.), whose protein sequence is MSSFIEIDRVDKIFSLPNGDSYIALKNIDLKIKKGEFISLIGHSGCGKSTLLNIIAGLDRSTAGGVVLEGREVREPGPDRMVVFQNYSLLPWLTVRQNIALAVNRVLGNLSKGERRGIIEHNIDLVGLRHAANKRPAELSGGMKQRVAIARALAIRPKVLLLDEPFGALDALTRGNLQERLTQIVEENHVTTIMVTHDVDEALLLSDRVVMLTTGPEAHIGQILDVPIPRPRHRLEVVNHPSYYAMRNEIVYFLNQQKRAKKVGQVPHKQVAIARHGLEKINLEIGFIPLTDCVPLIVAQEKGFFKEEGLEEVNLSREPSWKAIAQGVATGRLDAAQMVAGMPLSMTIGAGGKPSVPIITALVLSRNGNAITLSKQFQQWGVETLRDLKAALANNSDRVHTFGMVHPSSMHNLLLRYWLASGGIDPDRDVSLTVIPPPQMVANLKAGNIDGYCVGEPWNSRAVYEGLGYVIATDLDIWASHPEKVLGVREDWVAKYPKTHIALVKALLKACEYCDDRRHREEILDLLCQPQYVGSLPEYTRPGFLDPYNRGTGAPPERILRFNQFHVNQTNCPGRVEGLWILTQLARWGYAPFPRNWIEILERVRRPDLFGEACRQLGLPDIEPDRHSFALFDGMVFDPDDPVSYIERFDIRREFRISEILIDETIAVQQ, encoded by the coding sequence ATGTCTTCTTTTATCGAAATCGATCGCGTTGATAAAATCTTTTCCCTGCCAAATGGCGACAGTTATATCGCCCTGAAAAATATCGATCTAAAAATCAAAAAGGGAGAATTTATTTCTCTAATCGGACACTCCGGTTGCGGAAAATCTACCTTACTCAATATCATTGCCGGATTAGATAGATCGACAGCGGGAGGAGTGGTTCTCGAAGGTCGGGAAGTAAGAGAACCGGGACCCGATCGCATGGTTGTCTTTCAAAACTACTCCCTCTTACCCTGGCTGACAGTACGCCAAAATATCGCCCTGGCAGTCAATCGAGTTCTGGGCAATTTGTCCAAAGGGGAACGGCGAGGCATCATCGAGCATAACATCGATTTGGTCGGTCTGAGACACGCAGCCAACAAACGTCCGGCAGAACTATCTGGGGGAATGAAACAACGAGTTGCGATCGCCCGCGCCCTCGCAATTCGTCCCAAAGTGTTGCTGCTAGACGAACCATTTGGGGCGTTAGACGCGCTGACCAGAGGCAATTTGCAAGAGCGATTGACGCAAATTGTCGAAGAGAACCACGTCACAACGATTATGGTGACGCATGATGTAGACGAAGCGCTACTGCTTTCGGATCGCGTGGTGATGCTCACCACTGGTCCAGAGGCACATATCGGACAGATCCTCGACGTACCGATACCCCGTCCTCGCCATCGTCTGGAAGTGGTCAACCATCCCAGTTACTATGCGATGCGCAACGAGATCGTCTACTTCCTCAACCAGCAGAAACGCGCCAAAAAAGTCGGACAAGTTCCCCACAAGCAAGTCGCGATCGCTCGTCATGGCTTAGAAAAAATTAACCTGGAAATCGGCTTTATTCCCTTAACCGATTGCGTACCGCTCATCGTTGCCCAAGAAAAAGGTTTCTTTAAAGAAGAAGGATTAGAAGAAGTTAATCTCAGTCGCGAACCGAGTTGGAAAGCGATCGCCCAAGGCGTGGCAACGGGACGTTTAGATGCAGCGCAGATGGTCGCTGGAATGCCTTTGAGCATGACCATCGGTGCGGGGGGGAAACCGTCTGTTCCCATCATTACCGCGTTGGTACTCAGCCGCAACGGCAATGCCATCACTCTGAGCAAACAGTTCCAGCAGTGGGGAGTCGAGACTTTACGGGATTTGAAAGCTGCCCTAGCCAACAATTCCGATCGAGTGCATACCTTCGGAATGGTTCACCCATCATCGATGCACAATTTGCTTTTGCGTTACTGGCTCGCTTCTGGCGGGATCGATCCCGATCGCGATGTCAGCCTAACCGTCATTCCGCCGCCGCAAATGGTCGCCAACCTCAAAGCCGGAAATATCGACGGCTACTGCGTCGGGGAACCTTGGAACTCCCGCGCCGTTTATGAAGGACTCGGCTACGTCATCGCCACCGACTTAGACATTTGGGCGAGTCACCCAGAGAAAGTGTTAGGAGTACGGGAAGACTGGGTAGCTAAATATCCCAAAACCCATATCGCCCTCGTCAAAGCTTTACTGAAAGCTTGCGAATACTGCGACGATCGCCGCCATCGGGAAGAAATCCTCGACTTACTCTGTCAGCCGCAATACGTCGGCTCCTTACCAGAGTACACTCGTCCCGGCTTCCTCGATCCCTACAATCGCGGCACGGGGGCACCCCCAGAACGGATCTTGCGTTTCAATCAGTTTCATGTAAACCAAACCAACTGTCCCGGACGGGTAGAAGGCTTGTGGATTCTCACCCAACTTGCCCGTTGGGGATACGCGCCTTTTCCTAGAAACTGGATCGAAATTTTAGAGAGGGTACGCCGTCCCGATCTCTTTGGCGAAGCCTGTCGTCAGTTGGGCTTGCCCGATATCGAACCCGATCGTCATAGCTTTGCGTTATTTGATGGCATGGTGTTCGATCCAGACGATCCGGTCAGTTATATCGAACGTTTTGACATTCGACGGGAGTTCCGCATCTCGGAAATTCTCATCGACGAAACTATAGCAGTACAGCAGTAA
- the gyrB gene encoding DNA topoisomerase (ATP-hydrolyzing) subunit B → MTSTSNYGAEQIQVLEGLDPVRKRPGMYIGTTGPRGLHHLVYEVVDNSIDEALAGYCTHIEVDINSDGSVTVTDNGRGIPTDTHPTTGKSALETVMTVLHAGGKFGGGGYKVSGGLHGVGISVVNALSEWVKVTVWRDNKVHTQRYERGIPVTELEIKPEKEERTGTSITFLPDLQIFTGGIEFDYSTLAGRLKELAYLNAGVKITFSDKRGSEPHVETYCYEGGIKEYVAYMCREKQPLHQDIIYVSGEKNGIQLEVAMQWCVDAYSDNLLGFANNIRTIDGGTHLEGLKTVLTRTLNNVARKRNKIKDNEPNLAGENVREGLTGVISVKVPEPEFEGQTKTKLGNTEVRGIVDSIAGEALNEYLEFHPQVADAIIEKAVQAFKAAEAARRARELVRRKSVLESSPLPGKLADCSSRDPSESEIFLVEGDSAGGSAKQGRDRRFQAILPLRGKILNIEKTDDAKIYKNNEIQSLITALGLGIKGEEFDASQLRYHRIVIMTDADSDGGHIRTLLLTFFYRYQRELVDRGFIYIACPPLYKIERGRNHYYCYSDREKAQIINQFPANANYTIQRFKGLGEMMPDQLWETTMNPETRTLKRVEIEDAAEADRICTVLMGDRVAPRREFIETHGSRLEFTDLDI, encoded by the coding sequence ATGACGAGCACGAGTAACTACGGTGCAGAACAGATTCAAGTTCTTGAAGGTCTAGACCCCGTACGCAAGCGTCCGGGGATGTATATTGGTACGACTGGACCGAGAGGACTCCATCACCTCGTTTACGAAGTGGTAGATAACTCTATTGACGAAGCGTTGGCAGGTTACTGTACCCACATCGAAGTCGATATTAACTCCGATGGTTCCGTCACCGTAACCGACAATGGACGCGGTATTCCCACAGATACCCATCCCACCACTGGCAAGTCAGCCCTCGAAACTGTCATGACAGTCTTGCACGCTGGCGGGAAATTTGGCGGCGGCGGTTACAAAGTTTCAGGCGGACTGCACGGTGTTGGCATTTCCGTCGTCAATGCCTTATCGGAATGGGTAAAAGTTACTGTCTGGCGAGACAACAAAGTTCACACCCAGCGCTACGAAAGGGGCATTCCCGTTACCGAGTTGGAAATCAAGCCAGAGAAGGAAGAGCGCACGGGAACATCTATCACCTTCTTACCAGACTTGCAAATCTTTACGGGCGGTATTGAGTTTGACTATAGCACTCTCGCCGGAAGATTGAAAGAACTTGCCTATCTCAATGCAGGAGTCAAAATTACCTTTTCCGACAAGCGAGGGAGCGAACCCCACGTCGAGACCTATTGCTATGAAGGCGGAATCAAAGAATACGTCGCTTACATGTGTCGGGAAAAACAACCCTTACACCAAGACATTATCTATGTGTCGGGAGAAAAAAATGGCATTCAACTCGAAGTTGCCATGCAGTGGTGCGTTGATGCTTACAGCGACAACTTGTTAGGATTTGCCAACAATATCCGCACCATTGATGGGGGAACCCATTTAGAAGGATTAAAAACCGTTCTGACGCGCACGCTCAATAACGTGGCTCGCAAACGAAATAAAATTAAAGACAACGAGCCTAACCTTGCTGGAGAAAACGTCAGAGAAGGACTGACGGGGGTCATTTCCGTCAAAGTTCCCGAACCCGAATTTGAAGGACAAACTAAAACTAAACTTGGCAATACAGAAGTTCGAGGAATCGTTGATTCCATCGCCGGGGAAGCCTTGAACGAGTACTTAGAATTTCATCCTCAAGTTGCCGATGCGATTATAGAAAAAGCCGTTCAAGCTTTCAAAGCGGCTGAAGCTGCCCGTCGCGCCCGCGAATTAGTTCGCCGCAAATCGGTCTTAGAATCTTCTCCCTTGCCAGGAAAATTAGCCGATTGCAGTTCTAGAGATCCCAGCGAGTCAGAAATCTTCCTCGTGGAGGGGGATTCAGCTGGTGGCAGCGCCAAACAGGGAAGAGACAGGCGCTTTCAAGCGATTCTGCCGCTACGGGGAAAAATCCTCAACATCGAGAAAACCGATGATGCCAAGATCTACAAAAATAACGAAATTCAGTCGTTAATTACGGCACTGGGATTGGGAATCAAAGGAGAAGAATTTGATGCGTCGCAGTTGCGCTATCATCGCATCGTGATTATGACCGATGCTGACTCGGATGGCGGTCACATCCGCACTTTGTTGCTCACATTCTTCTATCGATATCAACGGGAATTGGTCGATCGCGGTTTCATTTATATCGCTTGTCCTCCCCTCTATAAAATAGAGCGAGGTCGCAATCATTACTATTGCTATAGCGATCGCGAAAAAGCTCAAATTATCAATCAGTTCCCTGCCAATGCAAATTACACTATCCAACGGTTCAAAGGATTGGGGGAAATGATGCCCGATCAGCTTTGGGAAACGACGATGAACCCAGAAACCCGCACCCTCAAGCGAGTCGAGATTGAGGATGCCGCCGAAGCCGATCGCATCTGTACAGTGTTAATGGGCGATCGCGTTGCTCCCAGACGAGAATTCATCGAAACCCACGGTTCTCGACTCGAATTTACCGATTTGGATATCTAA
- the ntrB gene encoding nitrate ABC transporter permease, with translation MTANLRTRSQNNILASLLPVLQKSPRKVIAPIVAIAIFLIVWQILAGGSKSGIPAPLTILQETWNPLIINPFFDNGGTDKGLFWQILASLQRVGIGFSLSAIVGIGLGILIGSNRLMFDALDPIFQVLRTVPPLAWLPISLTAFSQANPSAIFVIFITAIWPIIINTTVGVQQIPRDYQNVSRVLQLSKVEYFFNILFPSTVPYIFTGLRIGIGLSWLAIVAAEMLVGGVGIGFFIWDSYNSGRLSPLILALVYVGIVGFLLDRLVGFIASLVVPEEQK, from the coding sequence ATGACTGCTAATCTACGAACTCGTTCCCAAAATAATATATTGGCTTCTCTGTTACCTGTCCTGCAAAAATCGCCCAGAAAAGTTATTGCGCCCATTGTAGCGATCGCAATTTTCTTAATCGTTTGGCAAATTTTAGCCGGGGGATCCAAGTCTGGGATTCCCGCACCTTTAACGATTCTCCAAGAAACTTGGAATCCGCTCATCATCAATCCTTTCTTTGACAACGGCGGAACGGATAAAGGGTTATTTTGGCAAATTTTAGCCAGCTTGCAAAGGGTTGGGATTGGCTTCTCTCTATCCGCTATTGTTGGGATTGGTTTGGGCATTTTGATTGGTTCCAATCGCCTGATGTTCGATGCTCTAGACCCAATTTTTCAAGTGTTGCGAACCGTTCCCCCTTTAGCTTGGTTGCCGATTTCTTTAACGGCATTTAGTCAGGCAAACCCTTCCGCTATTTTCGTGATTTTCATTACAGCAATTTGGCCCATCATTATCAATACTACGGTAGGAGTTCAACAAATTCCTCGCGATTACCAAAACGTCTCGCGAGTTTTGCAACTCTCTAAAGTTGAGTATTTTTTCAATATTCTTTTTCCCTCAACCGTTCCGTATATTTTTACGGGGTTGCGCATTGGGATTGGTCTATCTTGGCTGGCAATCGTCGCTGCTGAAATGTTGGTAGGCGGCGTTGGCATCGGCTTCTTTATTTGGGATTCCTACAATAGCGGCCGTCTCAGCCCCTTAATTCTCGCCCTCGTCTACGTCGGGATCGTTGGTTTCTTACTAGATCGATTGGTTGGCTTTATTGCTAGTCTCGTCGTTCCCGAAGAACAGAAGTAA
- the pdxH gene encoding pyridoxamine 5'-phosphate oxidase, translating into MANISIADLRQNYTLAGLSEADADRDPFQQFQVWLAEAVAAQLPEPNAMTLATIAPDGKPSARMVLLKDFDEQGFTFYTNYNSAKGRQLIQTPWAALVFWWAQLERQVRIEGRVEKVSAQESDEYFASRPETSQLGAWVSNQSQVIASREVLEKRFAQLKEEYAGQEIPRPPHWGGFRVIPNSIEFWQGRPSRLHDRLRYRLLEDGSWLRERLAP; encoded by the coding sequence ATGGCGAACATCTCGATAGCCGATTTACGTCAAAATTATACTCTTGCAGGCTTAAGCGAAGCCGATGCCGATCGCGATCCCTTCCAACAGTTTCAAGTCTGGTTGGCGGAGGCAGTCGCAGCTCAGCTGCCCGAACCCAATGCCATGACTTTAGCAACGATCGCGCCAGATGGCAAACCTTCAGCCCGTATGGTCTTGCTCAAAGATTTCGACGAACAGGGTTTTACGTTTTATACCAATTACAACAGTGCCAAAGGACGGCAGTTAATCCAAACTCCTTGGGCGGCGTTGGTGTTTTGGTGGGCGCAACTAGAACGCCAAGTCCGCATCGAAGGTAGAGTTGAAAAAGTCTCCGCCCAAGAATCGGACGAATATTTTGCCAGTCGTCCCGAAACCTCCCAGCTAGGGGCTTGGGTATCCAATCAAAGCCAAGTTATTGCCAGTCGCGAGGTTTTAGAGAAGCGATTTGCCCAACTCAAGGAAGAATATGCCGGACAAGAAATTCCCCGCCCGCCTCACTGGGGGGGATTTCGAGTTATTCCCAATTCGATCGAATTTTGGCAAGGTCGCCCCAGTCGCCTGCACGATCGCCTGCGCTATCGCTTGCTCGAAGATGGGAGCTGGTTGAGAGAACGGTTAGCGCCCTAG
- a CDS encoding ABC transporter ATP-binding protein: MQAITNTEPKSVRENKTLLSINGVSKVYPTPNGPYPVLEGVDLTVSEGEFVCLIGHSGCGKSTLLNMVAGFNQPTTGEVKLQDKLITKPGRDRMMVFQNYSLLPWKTALENVYLAVKGAYPDKTKAEKVAIVEEHLAMVGLTEAANKKPAQLSGGMKQRVAIARALAIRPQILILDEPFGALDAITKEELQDELLKIWREHRLTVLMITHDIDEALYLADRLVMMTNGPAAKIGEILEIPFPRPRVRARILEEPAYYELRNYALDFLYHRFVHSEDPTEADTTAQLQVNPALRAAAIVGGLAAVAVVGFGLMQLTPKQPQTSTPTPQETPIGW; this comes from the coding sequence ATGCAAGCTATCACCAATACCGAACCAAAGTCAGTTCGAGAAAATAAAACTTTGCTCTCGATTAATGGAGTTTCCAAGGTTTATCCCACGCCTAACGGTCCTTATCCAGTCTTGGAAGGGGTCGATCTGACCGTTTCTGAAGGCGAATTTGTCTGCCTTATCGGTCACTCTGGTTGCGGAAAATCAACTCTGCTGAACATGGTGGCTGGATTCAATCAACCGACGACGGGAGAGGTAAAGCTACAGGATAAACTGATTACCAAACCCGGCCGCGATCGCATGATGGTGTTCCAAAACTACTCCTTACTGCCTTGGAAAACTGCCTTGGAAAACGTTTATCTGGCAGTCAAGGGGGCTTATCCCGACAAAACCAAAGCCGAGAAAGTGGCAATTGTCGAGGAACATTTGGCAATGGTGGGATTGACGGAAGCCGCCAATAAAAAGCCAGCCCAATTGTCGGGGGGGATGAAACAGCGAGTCGCGATCGCCCGTGCCCTCGCAATTCGTCCGCAAATCTTGATTTTAGACGAACCCTTTGGGGCATTAGACGCGATTACTAAAGAAGAATTGCAAGACGAACTGCTTAAAATTTGGCGGGAACATCGCCTGACGGTGTTAATGATTACCCACGACATCGATGAAGCGTTATACTTAGCCGATCGCTTAGTCATGATGACCAACGGTCCTGCTGCTAAGATTGGCGAAATTCTCGAGATTCCCTTCCCCCGTCCTCGCGTTCGCGCCCGCATCCTCGAAGAGCCTGCCTACTACGAACTGCGCAACTACGCCCTCGACTTCCTCTATCACCGTTTCGTCCATTCAGAAGATCCCACGGAAGCGGATACAACCGCGCAACTACAAGTCAATCCCGCTCTCAGGGCAGCAGCAATTGTCGGTGGACTGGCAGCCGTTGCTGTAGTTGGATTTGGATTGATGCAATTGACTCCCAAACAGCCGCAAACGTCAACGCCAACGCCGCAAGAAACCCCTATCGGCTGGTAG
- the chlP gene encoding geranylgeranyl reductase — MLRVAVVGSGPAGSSAAEVLAKAGIETYLFERKLDNAKPCGGAIPLCMVSEFDLPPEIIDRRVRKMKMISPSNIEVDINLENKDEYIGMCRREVLDGFMRSRAAKLGANLINGTVYQLDIPSNNTDPYTLHYADYSNGDAQGVIKTLKADVVIGADGANSRIAKAIDAGDYNYAIAFQERIRLPEDKMNYYEELAEMYVGKDVSPDFYAWVFPKYDHVAVGTGTMKVNKAIIKDLQMGIRTRAARKLEGGQIIKVEAHPIPEHPRPRRVVGRVALVGDAAGTVTKSSGEGIYFAAKSARMCAETIVEASNGGQRLPTEDDLKLYLKRWDKKYGMTYLVLDILQRVFYRTDATREAFVEMCADKDVQKMTFDSYLYKTVVPANPLVQMKITAKTIGSLLRGNALAP, encoded by the coding sequence TTGTTAAGGGTTGCTGTTGTTGGTTCGGGTCCGGCTGGCTCTTCGGCTGCCGAAGTACTAGCAAAAGCCGGAATTGAAACCTATTTATTCGAGCGCAAGCTAGACAATGCCAAACCTTGCGGCGGTGCGATTCCGCTGTGCATGGTAAGCGAATTCGATCTACCGCCAGAAATTATCGATCGGCGCGTCAGAAAAATGAAGATGATTTCGCCGTCGAATATCGAGGTGGATATCAATTTAGAAAACAAAGATGAATATATTGGCATGTGCCGTCGGGAAGTTCTCGACGGTTTTATGCGCTCGCGCGCTGCCAAATTAGGGGCAAACCTGATTAATGGCACCGTTTATCAATTAGATATTCCCAGCAATAATACAGACCCTTATACTCTCCACTATGCCGACTATTCCAATGGCGATGCTCAAGGAGTCATCAAGACTCTCAAAGCTGATGTCGTGATTGGGGCAGATGGCGCTAACTCCCGCATTGCCAAAGCCATCGATGCCGGGGATTATAACTACGCGATCGCGTTCCAAGAGCGCATTCGCCTGCCAGAAGATAAAATGAACTACTACGAAGAACTGGCAGAAATGTACGTCGGTAAGGATGTTTCCCCCGACTTCTATGCTTGGGTCTTCCCAAAATACGACCACGTTGCCGTAGGAACGGGCACGATGAAGGTCAACAAGGCAATCATCAAAGACCTGCAAATGGGGATTCGTACCCGCGCTGCTCGTAAACTAGAAGGCGGACAAATTATCAAAGTAGAGGCACATCCCATTCCCGAACATCCCCGTCCCCGTCGCGTCGTCGGTCGAGTTGCCCTCGTAGGAGACGCAGCAGGAACCGTTACCAAGTCTTCTGGCGAAGGGATCTACTTTGCGGCAAAATCGGCTCGCATGTGCGCCGAAACCATTGTAGAAGCTAGCAACGGCGGACAGCGCCTTCCCACTGAAGACGACCTCAAGCTTTATCTCAAGCGTTGGGATAAGAAGTACGGCATGACTTATCTCGTGCTGGATATCCTGCAACGGGTCTTCTATCGCACCGATGCCACCCGCGAAGCGTTTGTAGAGATGTGTGCTGATAAGGACGTACAAAAAATGACCTTTGATAGCTATCTTTACAAGACGGTAGTACCCGCTAATCCCCTCGTTCAGATGAAGATTACGGCTAAGACCATTGGCAGCCTTCTGCGGGGTAATGCCTTAGCGCCTTAG